A DNA window from Streptomyces sp. B21-083 contains the following coding sequences:
- a CDS encoding ferredoxin produces the protein MTVQEEAVIGGEALEVWIDQDLCTGDGICVQYAPEVFELDIDGLAYVKSPGDELLQAPGATTPVPLPLLTDVVDSAKECPGDCIHVRRVSDRVEVFGPDAE, from the coding sequence ATGACCGTGCAGGAAGAGGCCGTCATCGGCGGTGAGGCGTTGGAGGTCTGGATCGATCAGGACCTGTGCACCGGGGACGGGATCTGTGTCCAGTACGCCCCCGAGGTCTTCGAGCTGGACATCGACGGGCTTGCGTATGTGAAGAGTCCCGGGGACGAGTTGCTGCAGGCCCCGGGGGCGACGACGCCGGTTCCGCTGCCGTTGCTGACGGATGTGGTGGACTCCGCGAAGGAGTGTCCGGGCGACTGTATTCACGTACGTCGAGTTTCGGACAGGGTCGAGGTTTTCGGCCCGGACGCGGAGTAA
- a CDS encoding ubiquitin-like protein Pup, with amino-acid sequence MATKDTGGGQQKATRSTEEVEEAPEAQVSEDLKERQEKLSDDVDSVLDEIDDVLEENAEDFVRSFVQKGGE; translated from the coding sequence ATGGCGACCAAGGACACCGGCGGCGGACAGCAGAAGGCGACGCGCAGCACCGAGGAGGTCGAGGAGGCACCTGAGGCACAGGTATCCGAAGACCTCAAGGAACGCCAGGAGAAGCTGAGCGACGACGTCGACTCGGTTCTTGACGAGATTGACGATGTCCTCGAGGAGAATGCCGAGGACTTCGTTCGTAGTTTCGTTCAGAAGGGTGGCGAGTAG
- the dop gene encoding depupylase/deamidase Dop, whose translation MTVRRVMGIETEYGISVPGHPNANAMLTSSQIVNAYAAAMHRARRARWDFEEENPLRDARGFDLAREVADSSQLTDEDIGLANVILTNGARLYVDHAHPEYSSPEVTNPRDAVLWDKAGERIMAEAAERAAQLPGAQPIHLYKNNTDNKGASYGTHENYLMKRETPFSDIVRHLTPFFVSRQVVTGAGRVGIGQDGHEHGFQLSQRADYFEVEVGLETTLKRPIINTRDEPHADAEKYRRLHVIIGDANLSEISTYLKLGTTALVLSMIEDGFIAVDLAVDQPVRTLHQVSHDPTLKRLVTLRSGRKLTAVQLQMEYFELSRKYVEERFGADADDQTKDVLARWEDTLNRLENNPMSLAGELDWVAKRELMEGYRRRDDLDWDAARLHLVDLQYADVRAEKGLYNRLVARGRIKRLLDENEVERARTKPPEDTRAYFRGRCLEQYADDVAAASWDSVIFDLPGRDSLQRVPTLEPLRGTRNHVKELLDRCRTAEDLVRVLSGH comes from the coding sequence ATGACCGTACGGCGAGTAATGGGCATCGAGACGGAGTACGGGATCTCCGTCCCCGGCCACCCGAACGCCAATGCCATGCTCACCTCGTCCCAGATCGTCAACGCCTACGCGGCGGCGATGCACCGGGCCCGCCGGGCCCGCTGGGACTTCGAGGAGGAGAACCCGCTCCGCGACGCGCGAGGCTTCGACCTCGCCCGAGAGGTCGCCGACTCCAGCCAGCTCACCGACGAGGACATCGGCCTGGCCAACGTCATCCTCACCAACGGCGCGCGGCTGTACGTCGACCACGCACACCCCGAATACAGCTCCCCCGAAGTCACCAACCCCCGCGACGCCGTCCTCTGGGACAAGGCCGGCGAACGCATCATGGCCGAAGCGGCCGAACGCGCCGCCCAGCTCCCCGGCGCCCAGCCGATCCACCTCTACAAGAACAACACCGACAACAAGGGCGCGTCCTACGGCACGCACGAGAACTACCTGATGAAGCGGGAAACCCCCTTCTCGGACATCGTGCGCCACCTCACGCCCTTCTTCGTCTCCCGCCAGGTCGTCACCGGCGCCGGCCGCGTGGGCATCGGCCAGGACGGCCACGAACACGGTTTCCAGCTCAGCCAGCGAGCGGACTACTTCGAGGTCGAGGTAGGCCTGGAGACCACTCTCAAGCGCCCGATCATCAACACCCGGGACGAGCCGCACGCGGACGCGGAGAAGTACCGCCGCCTCCACGTGATCATCGGCGACGCGAACCTGTCGGAGATCTCGACGTACCTGAAACTGGGTACGACGGCCCTGGTCCTCTCCATGATCGAGGACGGCTTCATCGCTGTCGACCTGGCCGTCGACCAGCCCGTACGCACCCTCCACCAGGTCTCGCACGACCCGACACTCAAGCGACTGGTCACGCTCCGCAGCGGGCGCAAGCTGACCGCCGTACAACTCCAGATGGAGTACTTCGAGCTCTCGCGCAAGTACGTCGAGGAGCGGTTCGGGGCCGACGCCGACGACCAGACGAAGGACGTCCTGGCCCGCTGGGAAGACACCCTGAACCGTCTGGAGAACAACCCCATGAGCCTCGCCGGCGAGCTCGACTGGGTCGCCAAACGAGAACTCATGGAGGGCTACCGGCGCCGCGACGACCTCGACTGGGACGCCGCCCGGCTGCACCTGGTCGACCTCCAGTACGCCGACGTACGGGCCGAGAAGGGCCTCTACAACCGCCTCGTGGCCCGTGGGCGCATCAAGCGCCTGCTGGACGAGAACGAGGTCGAGAGGGCCCGCACGAAGCCCCCGGAGGACACGCGCGCCTACTTCCGCGGACGCTGCCTTGAGCAGTACGCGGACGACGTCGCCGCGGCCTCCTGGGACTCGGTGATCTTCGATCTGCCGGGCCGGGACTCGCTCCAACGGGTCCCAACCCTGGAGCCGCTTCGCGGAACGCGTAATCACGTGAAAGAGCTCCTTGACCGCTGCCGCACGGCAGAAGACCTGGTCAGGGTCCTGTCGGGCCACTGA
- the arc gene encoding proteasome ATPase: MAAHDDDMNRGIRPGRGSEDPSGQVAYLEQEIAVLRRKLADSPRHTRILEERIVELQTNLAGVSAQNERLANTLREARDQIVALKEEVDRLAQPPAGFGVFLEANEDGTADIFTGGRKLRVNVSPSVELEELRRGQEVMLNEALNVVEAMEYESVGDIVTLKEILEDGERALVQGHTDEERVVRLAEPLLDVVIRPGDALLLEPRSGYVYEVVPKSEVEELVLEEVPDIGYEQIGGLGNQIEMIRDAVELPYLHPDLFKEHELRPPKGVLLYGPPGCGKTLIAKAVANSLAKKVAEVTGQAQGKSFFLNIKGPELLNKYVGETERQIRLVFQRAREKASEGTPVIVFFDEMESLFRTRGSGVSSDVENTIVPQLLAEIDGVEGLQNVVVIGASNREDMIDPAILRPGRLDVKIKIERPDAESAKDIFQKYLTDRLPLHPEDVGEHGGDKVATVQSMIQTAVEHMYTESEENRFLEVTYANGDKEVLYFKDFNSGAMIENIVGRAKKMAIKDFLDHKQKGIRVSHLLQACVDEFKENEDLPNTTNPDDWARISGKKGERIVYIRTLITGKQGADTGRSIDTVANTGQYL, encoded by the coding sequence GTGGCAGCCCACGACGACGACATGAACCGCGGCATCCGCCCGGGACGAGGGTCCGAAGACCCGTCCGGGCAGGTTGCCTACCTTGAGCAGGAGATCGCCGTCCTGCGGCGCAAGCTCGCCGACTCTCCGCGACACACGAGGATTCTCGAAGAGCGGATCGTCGAGCTGCAGACCAACCTGGCCGGCGTGTCCGCACAGAACGAGCGGCTCGCCAACACACTCCGCGAGGCCCGCGACCAGATCGTGGCCCTCAAGGAGGAGGTCGACCGGCTCGCACAGCCCCCGGCCGGCTTCGGTGTCTTCCTGGAGGCCAACGAGGACGGCACGGCCGACATCTTCACCGGAGGCCGCAAACTCCGCGTGAACGTCAGCCCCAGCGTCGAGCTCGAAGAGCTCCGACGCGGCCAGGAAGTGATGCTCAACGAAGCTCTCAACGTGGTCGAGGCCATGGAATACGAGAGCGTCGGCGACATCGTCACCCTCAAGGAGATCCTTGAGGACGGCGAGCGCGCCCTGGTACAGGGGCACACCGACGAGGAACGGGTGGTACGGCTCGCCGAACCCCTCCTGGACGTCGTCATCCGCCCCGGCGACGCTCTCCTGCTCGAACCCCGCTCCGGCTACGTCTACGAAGTCGTACCGAAGAGCGAGGTCGAGGAACTCGTCCTCGAAGAAGTACCCGACATCGGCTACGAGCAGATCGGCGGCCTGGGCAACCAGATCGAAATGATCCGCGACGCGGTCGAACTCCCGTACCTCCACCCCGACCTCTTCAAGGAGCACGAACTCAGGCCGCCCAAGGGCGTCCTGCTCTACGGGCCCCCCGGATGCGGAAAGACGCTCATCGCCAAGGCCGTCGCCAACTCGCTGGCCAAAAAGGTCGCCGAAGTCACCGGCCAGGCCCAGGGCAAGAGCTTCTTCCTCAACATCAAGGGCCCCGAACTCCTCAACAAGTACGTCGGCGAGACCGAGCGGCAGATCCGCCTCGTCTTCCAGCGTGCCAGGGAGAAGGCCAGCGAGGGCACCCCCGTCATCGTCTTCTTCGACGAGATGGAATCCCTCTTCCGCACCCGCGGATCCGGCGTCAGCTCGGACGTGGAGAACACCATCGTCCCCCAGCTCCTCGCCGAGATCGACGGCGTGGAAGGCCTGCAGAACGTGGTCGTGATCGGCGCCTCCAACCGCGAGGACATGATCGACCCCGCCATCCTGCGCCCCGGCCGACTCGACGTGAAGATCAAGATCGAACGTCCGGACGCCGAATCGGCCAAGGACATCTTCCAGAAGTACCTCACCGACCGCCTCCCACTGCACCCCGAGGACGTGGGGGAGCACGGCGGCGACAAGGTGGCCACGGTCCAGAGCATGATCCAGACAGCCGTGGAACACATGTACACGGAATCCGAGGAGAACCGCTTCCTGGAGGTCACCTACGCCAACGGTGACAAGGAAGTCCTCTACTTCAAGGACTTCAACTCCGGCGCCATGATCGAGAACATCGTGGGCCGGGCCAAGAAGATGGCGATCAAGGACTTCCTCGACCACAAGCAGAAGGGCATCCGCGTCTCCCACCTCCTCCAGGCATGCGTGGACGAGTTCAAGGAGAACGAGGACCTCCCCAACACCACCAACCCCGACGACTGGGCCCGGATCTCCGGAAAGAAGGGCGAACGGATCGTGTACATCCGTACGCTTATCACCGGCAAGCAGGGCGCGGACACCGGACGCTCCATCGACACGGTGGCCAACACCGGTCAGTACCTGTAA
- a CDS encoding LacI family DNA-binding transcriptional regulator — protein sequence MARGSTRPTSRDVARAAGVSQAAVSLVLGDKWRGRVSETTAERVRTAARDLGYRPNLAARNLRLGHTRTVLLVVPVLTTEFFAGVYTGAARVAAEHGFGVVLYPSPEGIGPARDPFHSAQAALDGVIASSMAADALTAIRGDQLPLVMLDSDPHGSLGAATVNLDIADGVRQVADHLLTLGHRHFLHLAADIPSWTFAVRAHELATRLADVPGTGLRTIHAPITIEGAQQATTAALTGPGPHPTALVCDDDKLATGAYKAIRRLGLRIPDDLSVTGLDDLALATAIDPELTTVRLDAELFGERGMQALLAVLDGRTPTQGDIPVQLVVRGSTAPPRSHP from the coding sequence GTGGCACGAGGCAGCACCCGACCCACCAGCCGCGACGTCGCCCGGGCCGCCGGCGTCTCCCAGGCCGCCGTCTCCCTCGTCCTCGGCGACAAATGGCGAGGCCGCGTCTCCGAGACCACCGCCGAACGCGTCCGCACCGCCGCCCGCGACCTCGGCTACCGCCCCAACCTCGCCGCCCGCAACCTACGCCTCGGCCACACCCGCACCGTCCTCCTCGTCGTCCCCGTCCTCACCACCGAGTTCTTCGCCGGCGTCTACACCGGAGCCGCCCGCGTCGCCGCCGAACACGGCTTCGGCGTCGTCCTCTACCCCTCCCCCGAAGGCATCGGCCCGGCCAGAGACCCCTTCCACTCCGCCCAGGCCGCCCTCGACGGCGTCATCGCCTCCTCCATGGCCGCCGACGCCCTCACCGCCATCCGCGGCGACCAACTCCCCCTCGTCATGCTCGACAGCGACCCCCACGGCAGCCTCGGCGCCGCCACCGTCAACCTCGACATCGCCGACGGCGTCCGCCAGGTAGCCGACCACCTCCTCACCCTCGGCCACCGCCACTTCCTCCACCTCGCGGCCGACATCCCCTCCTGGACCTTCGCCGTACGCGCCCACGAACTCGCCACACGCCTCGCCGACGTCCCCGGCACCGGCCTGCGCACCATCCACGCCCCCATCACCATCGAAGGCGCCCAACAGGCCACCACGGCCGCCCTCACCGGCCCCGGCCCCCACCCCACCGCCCTCGTCTGCGACGACGACAAACTCGCCACCGGCGCCTACAAAGCCATCCGCCGCCTCGGCCTGCGCATTCCCGACGACCTCTCCGTCACCGGCCTCGACGACCTCGCCCTCGCCACCGCCATCGACCCCGAACTCACCACCGTCCGACTCGACGCCGAACTCTTCGGCGAACGCGGCATGCAAGCCCTCCTCGCCGTCCTCGACGGCCGCACCCCCACCCAGGGCGACATCCCCGTCCAACTCGTCGTACGAGGCTCCACAGCGCCGCCCCGCAGCCACCCCTGA
- a CDS encoding endonuclease VII domain-containing protein yields MDTENGVKRCSRCRETKPRATFASNKSARDGLQAYCRGCWAEYHQARQLAKGKNVRPRVDTPEGYKFCRSCEQIKPHGEWHRNATASDGLSTSCRACRAVKGRAGQLKRNYNLTEAERDAMVASQMGLCVICLKAPAVHVDHCHETGRVRGVLCFNCNSAIGKLGDDPDAVRRAAAYLEGTPWKPTLVAPGVYQLPS; encoded by the coding sequence GTGGATACCGAAAATGGCGTTAAGCGTTGCTCGCGGTGCCGGGAAACCAAGCCGCGAGCAACGTTCGCCAGCAACAAGAGCGCCCGTGACGGGCTGCAGGCGTATTGCCGGGGATGCTGGGCGGAGTATCACCAGGCGCGCCAACTGGCCAAAGGGAAGAATGTCAGACCCCGTGTGGACACGCCGGAGGGGTACAAGTTCTGCCGCAGTTGCGAGCAGATCAAGCCGCACGGCGAGTGGCATCGCAACGCAACAGCTTCCGACGGACTCTCGACCAGTTGCAGGGCTTGTCGAGCGGTTAAAGGGCGCGCTGGGCAGCTGAAGCGCAACTACAACCTCACCGAAGCCGAGCGTGACGCGATGGTCGCCTCTCAGATGGGGCTCTGCGTGATCTGCCTGAAAGCTCCTGCCGTTCATGTGGATCACTGCCACGAGACGGGTAGGGTCCGGGGCGTACTGTGCTTCAACTGCAATTCGGCCATCGGCAAGTTGGGAGACGATCCCGACGCTGTTCGTCGGGCTGCCGCTTACCTGGAAGGAACTCCATGGAAGCCAACACTCGTAGCACCGGGCGTCTACCAGCTGCCTTCCTGA
- the prcA gene encoding proteasome subunit alpha, which translates to MSTPFYVSPQQAMADRAEYARKGIARGRSLVVLQYADGIVFVGENPSRALHKFSEIYDRIGFAAAGKYNEYENLRIGGVRYADMRGYTYDRADVTARGLANVYAQTLGTIFSSAAEKPYEVELVVAEVGETPDGDQIYRLPHDGSIVDEHGSVAVGGNAEQISTYLDQRHQDGMSLAEALKLAVQALSRDTNGTEREIPAERLEVAVLDRTRPQKRKFKRIVGRQLGRLLEAGGAATEAESAAEEDE; encoded by the coding sequence GTGTCGACGCCGTTCTATGTCTCACCCCAGCAGGCGATGGCCGACCGGGCGGAGTACGCCCGGAAGGGCATCGCGCGTGGTCGCAGCCTGGTTGTGCTGCAGTATGCCGATGGCATCGTGTTCGTCGGCGAGAACCCGTCCCGTGCGCTGCACAAGTTCAGCGAGATCTATGACCGGATCGGCTTCGCGGCTGCCGGTAAGTACAACGAGTACGAGAACCTGCGGATCGGCGGTGTGCGGTATGCCGATATGCGTGGGTACACGTACGACCGTGCCGATGTGACGGCTCGTGGTCTGGCGAACGTGTACGCGCAGACGTTGGGCACGATCTTCTCTTCGGCGGCGGAGAAGCCGTACGAGGTGGAGCTGGTTGTCGCGGAGGTCGGTGAGACTCCGGACGGTGACCAGATCTACCGGCTTCCTCATGACGGGTCGATCGTCGATGAGCACGGTTCGGTGGCGGTCGGTGGTAATGCCGAGCAGATCAGCACGTATCTGGATCAGCGTCATCAGGACGGTATGTCCTTGGCCGAGGCGCTGAAGCTGGCGGTTCAGGCGCTGTCGCGCGATACGAACGGTACCGAGCGGGAGATTCCGGCGGAGCGGCTGGAGGTGGCGGTGCTGGACCGTACGCGGCCTCAGAAGCGGAAGTTCAAGCGGATCGTCGGTCGTCAGCTGGGGCGTCTGCTGGAGGCGGGCGGGGCGGCTACGGAGGCGGAGAGCGCCGCGGAGGAGGACGAGTAG
- a CDS encoding glycosyltransferase family 2 protein — MTASADGVDVFPSRRTARMVRRQAVWRPGFLSFVVTAGLAYAFSSALYSSAQTLMGWVVTVLWTLPVVSSLVGVAGAVLTRRRIARQRGWAEAEPALRDRLVVLVPTIGRDDTYPALERSVLSYCAFLPRWFPALRVDVLTEEGCEAAGRIDALAARSPLIRVVTVPKAYRTANGTRFKARANHYAHELRIAEGEALDDVWVLHMDDDTGVGPDTAEQVARFINAQRRAGPEGKHLAQGMLTYPRENAVNRLTWLADAIRPADDIARFAVLTGGGTPLAGLHGELLLLRASVEATIGWDFGPDSICEDAHLALVFASRYKGRSDWFSGRSYGASPATMRDFLKQRERWSWGLVGLAFNRSLPRRSRALLMYSVTTWVMGPFQHVGVVLAVGALLGDLNTSPVTPWILPLWAVTMGYAVWMYWEGLKINASVSANGRRLWWEPVAVVALMPFFALWEAVGSFRGLLRCLRGVENQFVVIAKPA, encoded by the coding sequence ATGACCGCCTCCGCTGACGGCGTCGACGTCTTTCCGTCCCGCCGCACCGCGCGGATGGTGAGGCGTCAGGCGGTCTGGCGGCCGGGCTTTCTGTCGTTCGTGGTCACCGCGGGCCTCGCCTACGCCTTCTCCTCCGCGCTGTACTCCTCCGCGCAGACGTTGATGGGCTGGGTGGTGACCGTCCTGTGGACACTGCCCGTGGTCAGTTCGCTCGTCGGCGTCGCCGGTGCCGTGCTGACCCGCCGCCGTATCGCCCGCCAGCGCGGCTGGGCCGAGGCCGAGCCGGCGCTGCGCGACCGGCTCGTCGTGCTGGTCCCGACCATCGGCCGCGACGACACCTACCCGGCGCTGGAGCGGTCGGTGCTGTCGTACTGCGCGTTCCTGCCGCGCTGGTTCCCCGCTCTGCGTGTCGACGTCCTGACGGAGGAGGGCTGCGAGGCCGCCGGCCGCATCGACGCGCTGGCCGCCCGTAGCCCCCTGATTCGCGTGGTGACTGTGCCGAAGGCCTATCGCACCGCCAATGGCACCCGTTTCAAGGCCCGTGCCAATCACTACGCCCACGAATTGCGTATCGCCGAGGGTGAGGCGCTGGACGATGTGTGGGTGCTGCACATGGACGACGACACGGGCGTCGGTCCGGACACCGCCGAGCAGGTCGCGCGTTTCATCAACGCCCAGCGCCGCGCCGGTCCGGAGGGCAAGCACCTGGCGCAGGGCATGCTGACGTATCCGCGGGAGAACGCGGTCAACCGTCTTACGTGGCTGGCCGACGCGATCCGTCCCGCCGACGACATCGCGCGCTTCGCCGTTCTCACCGGCGGTGGTACTCCGCTGGCCGGGCTGCACGGCGAGCTGCTGCTGCTCCGCGCGTCCGTCGAGGCGACGATCGGCTGGGACTTCGGTCCGGACTCCATCTGCGAGGACGCTCATCTTGCTCTGGTCTTCGCGAGCCGTTACAAGGGGCGCAGCGACTGGTTCTCCGGCCGTAGTTACGGCGCGTCCCCGGCGACCATGCGGGACTTCCTCAAGCAGCGGGAGCGCTGGTCCTGGGGGCTGGTGGGTCTGGCCTTCAACCGTAGTCTGCCGCGCCGTTCCAGGGCGTTGCTGATGTACAGCGTGACGACGTGGGTCATGGGGCCCTTCCAGCATGTCGGTGTCGTCCTGGCGGTCGGCGCGCTGCTCGGCGACCTCAACACCTCGCCTGTCACGCCGTGGATCCTGCCTCTGTGGGCGGTGACCATGGGTTACGCGGTGTGGATGTACTGGGAGGGTCTCAAGATCAACGCGTCGGTGTCGGCCAACGGCCGGCGGCTGTGGTGGGAGCCGGTCGCGGTGGTCGCCCTGATGCCGTTCTTCGCGCTGTGGGAGGCGGTCGGTTCCTTCCGGGGGTTGCTGCGGTGTCTGCGCGGTGTGGAGAACCAGTTCGTCGTGATAGCGAAGCCGGCCTGA
- a CDS encoding MFS transporter: MAAGYLEILRARHAVRLLVGTLVGRLPNATAAIAIVLFVRAGGGTYSLAGGLAAAYGVANAVGQPLLGRLVDLYGQPRIQLSAALVSAFGMGAFAFAGTDPLPLAYVTVVVAGLFTPPLEGGLRALWPSVLRKEDQVHTAYAMDAVAQEVMFTVGPLLVTLCASLWSAQAALLVLNVIGVLGALSVVLSPPSRDWRSAPRAAHWLGALRSPGLLVMLGAFLFVGVALGSITVASVSYADDHGGDTVYGWLMAAVGLGALLGGTVYGARQWSGPAERRLTVLVGLLAVCYLPLTLMPGAVAMTALMVLAGVFLAPALACVFVLVDRHAPRGTVTEAFSWLVTTFTVGASLGTGLAGPVVEWGGTLWGFVVPGGAGAVSLLVLLVTGRVLAAPLEGAVVAVSSENDPNRAAGTRFSSGDRA; the protein is encoded by the coding sequence ATGGCGGCGGGATACCTGGAGATCCTCAGGGCGCGGCATGCGGTGCGGCTGCTCGTGGGCACCCTGGTGGGGCGGTTGCCGAACGCCACGGCGGCGATCGCGATCGTGCTGTTCGTCCGGGCCGGGGGCGGCACCTACAGCCTCGCCGGCGGGCTCGCGGCGGCGTACGGCGTGGCGAACGCGGTGGGGCAGCCGCTGCTGGGCCGGCTGGTCGACCTGTACGGGCAGCCGCGGATCCAGTTGTCGGCCGCGCTCGTATCGGCGTTCGGTATGGGGGCGTTCGCGTTCGCGGGCACCGATCCGCTGCCGCTCGCGTATGTCACCGTGGTGGTCGCCGGGCTTTTCACGCCTCCGTTGGAGGGCGGTCTGCGGGCGCTGTGGCCCTCTGTCCTCCGTAAGGAGGACCAGGTGCACACGGCGTACGCGATGGACGCGGTGGCGCAGGAAGTCATGTTCACGGTGGGGCCGTTGCTGGTGACGCTGTGCGCGTCGCTGTGGTCGGCGCAGGCCGCGCTGCTGGTGCTGAACGTGATCGGGGTCCTGGGGGCGCTGTCCGTGGTGCTGTCGCCGCCTTCACGGGACTGGCGTTCGGCGCCGCGTGCGGCCCACTGGCTGGGAGCGCTGCGGTCGCCGGGGCTGCTGGTGATGCTGGGGGCGTTCCTGTTCGTGGGGGTCGCACTGGGGTCGATCACGGTCGCGTCGGTGTCGTACGCGGACGACCACGGCGGGGACACGGTGTACGGCTGGCTGATGGCGGCCGTCGGTCTGGGTGCGCTGCTGGGCGGGACGGTGTACGGGGCGCGGCAGTGGAGTGGGCCGGCGGAGCGGCGGTTGACGGTGCTGGTGGGGTTGCTGGCGGTGTGTTATCTGCCGTTGACGCTGATGCCGGGAGCGGTCGCGATGACGGCGCTGATGGTGCTCGCGGGGGTGTTCCTGGCGCCGGCTCTCGCGTGTGTGTTCGTGCTGGTGGACCGGCACGCTCCGCGGGGGACGGTCACCGAGGCTTTCTCCTGGCTTGTGACGACGTTCACCGTGGGCGCGTCCCTGGGAACGGGCCTTGCGGGGCCGGTCGTCGAGTGGGGCGGAACGCTGTGGGGGTTCGTCGTGCCGGGGGGCGCCGGGGCCGTGTCGTTGCTGGTTCTGCTGGTCACCGGGCGGGTGCTGGCGGCTCCTTTGGAGGGCGCGGTTGTTGCGGTCTCATCGGAAAATGATCCGAACCGTGCTGCCGGAACCCGTTTCAGCTCGGGTGATCGGGCGTAA
- the prcB gene encoding proteasome subunit beta: MEANTRSTGRLPAAFLTPGSSSFMDFLSDHQPEMLPGKRQLPPTQGAIEAPHGTTIVAATFPGGVVLAGDRRATMGNVIAQRDIEKVFPADEYSAVGIAGTAGLAVEMVKLFQLELEHFEKVEGAQLSLEGKANRLSTMIRSNLGMAMQGLAVVPLFAGFDVDRGKGRIFSYDVTGGRSEEHGYAATGSGSIFARSAMKKLYSRELSESDATTLVIQALYDAADDDSATGGPDVARRIYPIVTVITEDGFRRLTDEESAEIARSILERRLEQPDGPRAALL, encoded by the coding sequence ATGGAAGCCAACACTCGTAGCACCGGGCGTCTACCAGCTGCCTTCCTGACGCCTGGGTCGTCGTCCTTCATGGACTTTCTGTCGGACCATCAGCCGGAGATGCTCCCGGGCAAGCGGCAACTGCCGCCCACTCAGGGCGCGATCGAGGCCCCGCACGGCACGACCATCGTGGCTGCCACCTTCCCGGGTGGTGTCGTGCTCGCCGGTGACCGGCGAGCGACCATGGGGAACGTCATCGCGCAGCGGGACATCGAGAAGGTGTTCCCGGCGGACGAGTACTCGGCGGTCGGGATCGCCGGCACCGCGGGTCTCGCCGTCGAGATGGTGAAGCTGTTCCAGCTGGAGCTGGAGCACTTCGAGAAGGTGGAAGGTGCGCAGCTCTCGCTCGAAGGCAAGGCGAACCGGCTGTCGACCATGATTCGTTCGAATCTCGGTATGGCGATGCAGGGGCTTGCTGTCGTGCCGCTGTTCGCCGGGTTCGACGTGGACCGCGGTAAGGGGCGCATCTTCTCGTACGACGTGACGGGTGGGCGTTCCGAGGAGCACGGTTACGCGGCGACGGGGTCGGGGTCGATCTTCGCGCGTTCTGCGATGAAGAAGCTGTACAGCCGTGAGTTGAGCGAGTCGGATGCGACGACGCTGGTGATTCAGGCGTTGTACGACGCGGCGGACGACGATTCGGCGACCGGTGGTCCGGATGTCGCGCGGCGGATCTACCCGATTGTCACGGTGATCACCGAGGACGGTTTCCGCAGGCTGACGGACGAGGAGTCCGCCGAGATCGCCCGTTCGATTCTGGAGCGGCGTCTGGAGCAGCCCGACGGTCCGCGTGCCGCGCTGCTCTGA
- a CDS encoding tRNA (adenine-N1)-methyltransferase — protein MSEPTGAARRRGPFKVGDQVQLTDPKGRHYTFTLEAGKNFHTHKGSFPHDELIGAPEGSVVRTTGNVAYLALRPLLPDYVLSMPRGAAVVYPKDAGQILAFADIFPGARVVEAGVGSGSLSTFLLRAVGDQGMLHSYERREDFAEIAQQNVERYFGGPHPAWQLTVGDLQDNLSDTEVDRVVLDMLAPWECLEAVSKALVPGGIVCCYVATTTQLARTVESIREIGCFNEPSAWESMVRNWHIEGLAVRPDHRMIGHTGFLLTARRLADGVEPPVRRRRPSKGSYGEDYSGPNADGGNGR, from the coding sequence ATGTCCGAACCGACCGGTGCCGCCCGCAGGCGCGGGCCCTTCAAGGTCGGGGACCAGGTTCAGCTGACCGACCCCAAGGGCCGCCACTACACGTTCACGCTCGAAGCCGGAAAGAACTTTCATACCCACAAGGGTTCTTTCCCGCACGACGAGCTGATCGGCGCACCCGAGGGCAGCGTTGTCCGTACCACCGGAAACGTCGCCTACCTCGCGCTGCGCCCCCTGCTCCCCGACTACGTCCTGTCCATGCCCCGCGGCGCCGCCGTGGTCTACCCCAAGGACGCGGGGCAGATCCTCGCCTTCGCCGACATCTTCCCCGGCGCACGCGTCGTCGAAGCGGGCGTCGGCTCCGGCTCGCTCAGCACCTTCCTGCTGCGCGCCGTAGGCGACCAGGGCATGCTGCACTCCTACGAGCGCCGCGAGGACTTCGCCGAGATCGCCCAGCAGAACGTCGAGCGCTACTTCGGCGGCCCCCACCCCGCCTGGCAGCTCACCGTGGGCGACCTCCAGGACAACCTCAGCGACACCGAGGTCGACCGCGTCGTCCTCGACATGCTCGCCCCCTGGGAGTGCCTGGAGGCCGTCTCCAAGGCGCTCGTCCCCGGCGGCATCGTCTGCTGCTACGTGGCGACCACCACCCAGCTCGCCCGGACCGTCGAGTCCATCCGCGAGATCGGCTGCTTCAACGAGCCGAGCGCCTGGGAGTCGATGGTCCGCAACTGGCACATCGAGGGCCTCGCCGTCCGCCCCGACCACCGCATGATCGGCCACACCGGCTTCCTGCTCACCGCCCGCCGCCTCGCCGACGGCGTCGAGCCCCCCGTGCGCCGCCGCCGCCCCTCCAAGGGCTCCTACGGCGAGGACTACTCCGGTCCCAACGCCGACGGCGGCAACGGCCGCTGA